From a region of the Roseivirga sp. 4D4 genome:
- a CDS encoding porin family protein, whose protein sequence is MKKYIFSAIILMVLGQFATAQQDYRIGIKLGPSLSVSRTSADGANTDIQRDGTSIKFLIGAFVDLPFKENYILHAGLNFASKATRISLTDPGVLAGQTVSERYDHEYLQLPVLLKLYTNEILLDTKVFFNFGLVPEIRLNTDNETPGVGFVSEFQRLDLSGNFGGGLERSIGVNTRVYAGLNYYIGFLNQVKTQNPIYDDFQVKSNLFSLEFGIKF, encoded by the coding sequence ATGAAGAAATACATTTTCTCAGCCATCATTCTGATGGTTTTAGGTCAATTCGCTACTGCACAACAAGACTATAGAATCGGAATTAAGTTAGGCCCATCCTTATCCGTTTCGCGTACGTCAGCCGATGGTGCCAATACCGATATACAAAGAGACGGGACTTCCATCAAATTCTTAATTGGAGCCTTTGTGGATTTACCCTTCAAGGAAAATTATATCCTCCATGCTGGTCTTAATTTTGCCTCTAAGGCCACCCGAATCAGTCTAACCGATCCAGGAGTTCTCGCTGGCCAAACGGTATCCGAAAGGTATGATCATGAATACCTACAGCTTCCCGTATTATTAAAACTCTATACCAACGAAATTCTCCTGGATACAAAAGTGTTTTTCAATTTTGGCCTTGTACCAGAAATAAGGCTCAATACAGATAATGAAACTCCAGGGGTTGGTTTTGTGAGTGAATTTCAGAGACTAGATCTATCAGGAAATTTTGGTGGAGGTTTGGAAAGAAGTATTGGGGTGAATACTCGAGTTTATGCTGGCCTCAACTACTACATCGGATTCCTCAACCAGGTAAAAACACAAAACCCTATTTATGATGACTTTCAGGTGAAGAGTAACCTCTTCAGCCTGGAATTTGGCATTAAGTTCTAA
- a CDS encoding glycosyltransferase family 4 protein — protein sequence MSSRILYIHQYFKTPQEGGAIRSYYLSKGLVDNDFEVEMITSHNDSIYTVKEIDGVKVHYLPVKYNNDMGFVKRVLSFFKFVRKAKRLAKRIDNIDHAYITSTPLTVGLIGLWLKKRLGINYTFEVRDLWPTAPIEIGAIKGRFFKNQLYRLEAKIYRNADRIVALSPGMRDWIKKVVPDKDVFMIPNMADCQFFKKELKDPKLIEFYHAEKPFVVTYLGSIGATNHLEFLLDIAEEARTANLNIDFKVVGEGSQLQNIKLKAYLKKLTNIEFIGHQNKEGVRRILNVTDATYVSFADLPVLATNSPNKFFDSLASGKLTIVNTPGWTKAMVEQYKCGFYASPHEPKDFVNQLRPYLENRELLEASKNNARAIAESLYSKKLQIDKLVKVLNNESQIRANENEVYILTA from the coding sequence GTGTCATCACGTATTCTCTATATTCACCAATACTTCAAAACACCTCAGGAAGGAGGAGCTATTCGCTCTTATTACCTTTCAAAAGGCTTGGTGGACAATGACTTTGAGGTTGAAATGATTACCAGTCACAATGACTCCATTTATACTGTAAAAGAAATTGATGGCGTAAAGGTGCACTACCTGCCTGTGAAGTATAACAATGACATGGGCTTTGTTAAGAGGGTCCTTTCCTTTTTCAAATTCGTAAGGAAAGCCAAAAGGTTGGCCAAGAGAATTGACAACATCGACCACGCCTACATTACTTCAACGCCATTGACAGTTGGACTAATCGGCTTATGGTTGAAAAAAAGACTGGGCATTAACTATACCTTCGAGGTTCGTGACCTTTGGCCAACTGCACCCATAGAAATTGGTGCCATCAAAGGGCGTTTTTTCAAGAATCAACTGTATCGTCTTGAGGCAAAAATTTATCGTAATGCCGATAGAATCGTGGCCCTGTCTCCTGGTATGAGGGATTGGATCAAAAAAGTAGTTCCTGACAAGGATGTTTTTATGATTCCCAATATGGCCGATTGTCAATTCTTCAAGAAGGAGCTAAAAGACCCTAAGCTGATCGAATTCTATCACGCTGAAAAACCCTTTGTGGTGACCTATTTGGGGAGTATTGGTGCTACAAACCACTTGGAGTTTCTACTAGATATAGCTGAAGAAGCAAGAACCGCCAATTTGAATATTGATTTCAAAGTAGTGGGTGAAGGGTCGCAGCTTCAAAACATTAAGTTAAAGGCCTACCTAAAGAAATTGACCAACATAGAGTTTATCGGTCACCAGAATAAAGAAGGCGTTAGGCGAATATTGAATGTTACAGATGCCACTTACGTGAGTTTCGCTGATTTACCCGTATTGGCCACCAATAGCCCTAACAAATTCTTTGATAGCCTAGCTTCGGGAAAATTGACCATTGTGAATACTCCCGGCTGGACCAAGGCTATGGTTGAACAGTATAAGTGTGGTTTTTATGCAAGTCCACACGAGCCCAAAGACTTTGTAAATCAGCTTAGACCATATCTAGAAAACCGCGAACTCCTCGAAGCATCAAAGAACAATGCAAGAGCTATTGCGGAGTCTCTCTATTCTAAAAAGCTTCAAATAGACAAACTGGTTAAGGTATTGAACAACGAAAGCCAGATTAGGGCTAACGAGAACGAGGTCTATATTTTGACCGCGTGA
- the nth gene encoding endonuclease III — MTRKERYEKFVAYFSENQPQAETELNYSNPFELLVAVVLSAQCTDKRINLVTPKLFQDFPTPEHLAATNFDELFPYIRSVSYPNNKTKHLIGLGKMLVEDFGSEIPQTIEDLQKLPGVGRKTANVITSVVWNQPSMAVDTHVFRVSKRLGLVNQNLTTPLAVEKALVKNLDKEVIPLAHHWLILHGRYTCLARKPKCEECNLIHFCRYFEKKEKIIR, encoded by the coding sequence ATGACACGGAAGGAACGGTACGAAAAATTTGTAGCCTATTTTAGCGAAAATCAGCCACAGGCTGAGACAGAACTCAACTACAGCAACCCGTTTGAATTACTGGTTGCCGTAGTTTTAAGTGCTCAATGCACTGATAAAAGAATCAATTTGGTTACACCTAAGTTGTTTCAGGATTTTCCTACGCCTGAACATCTGGCTGCTACCAATTTTGACGAACTATTCCCGTATATCAGATCCGTATCCTACCCCAACAATAAAACCAAGCACCTTATTGGCTTGGGTAAGATGTTGGTGGAAGACTTTGGTTCGGAAATCCCCCAGACAATAGAAGACTTACAAAAGCTACCAGGCGTTGGTCGTAAAACCGCTAACGTCATTACCTCTGTAGTGTGGAATCAACCTTCTATGGCCGTTGACACTCACGTTTTCCGTGTTTCAAAAAGACTTGGCCTGGTTAATCAAAACCTTACCACACCCCTTGCGGTCGAAAAGGCTTTGGTCAAGAATCTGGATAAGGAGGTCATCCCTTTGGCCCATCATTGGCTTATTCTCCATGGACGTTATACTTGCCTAGCCCGAAAACCTAAGTGTGAGGAATGCAACTTGATCCACTTCTGTCGTTACTTTGAGAAGAAGGAGAAAATCATTCGATAG
- a CDS encoding RNA polymerase sigma factor, with translation MRKYAVSDSQLISQYKNGSEEAFTTLVKRHTKKIHTTIYLIVKDQYLAEDLLQETFVKVVNTIKSGRYNEEGKFLPWVTRIAHNLAIDNFRRAKRYPTIVMEDGSSVFNSLEFSEDSIESKQIKEDTHALLRDLIKELPDSQREVLMMRHYMQMSFQEIADTTGVSINTALGRMRYALINLRKKMDKKNIAYDQNLYPR, from the coding sequence ATGAGGAAATATGCTGTAAGCGATAGTCAATTGATATCGCAGTATAAAAATGGTAGCGAAGAGGCTTTCACCACGCTGGTAAAACGTCACACTAAAAAAATCCATACAACCATCTACTTGATCGTAAAAGATCAGTACTTGGCTGAAGACTTGTTGCAAGAAACCTTTGTGAAGGTGGTTAACACCATCAAATCGGGGCGATACAATGAGGAAGGTAAGTTTTTACCATGGGTGACAAGAATTGCACATAATCTGGCGATTGATAATTTCAGAAGGGCTAAGCGCTATCCAACTATTGTCATGGAAGATGGCAGTAGCGTATTTAATTCATTAGAATTTTCGGAGGACTCAATTGAGTCCAAACAAATAAAAGAAGACACTCACGCCTTGTTGCGCGACTTGATCAAAGAGTTGCCTGACTCTCAGCGTGAAGTGTTGATGATGAGGCACTATATGCAGATGAGCTTTCAGGAAATTGCTGATACCACTGGTGTGAGTATCAACACTGCCCTAGGCCGTATGCGTTATGCGCTCATCAACCTTAGAAAAAAGATGGACAAAAAGAACATTGCGTATGATCAAAACCTTTACCCAAGATGA
- the uvrA gene encoding excinuclease ABC subunit UvrA: MNLTTVLNNTPIDELDPKQFIIIKGAKVNNLKSLSVAIPRNKLVVVTGLSGSGKSSLAFDTLFAEGQRMYVESLSSYARQFLGRMEKPEVDYIKGVSPAIAIEQKVSTRNPRSTVGTSTEIYDYLKLLFARIGKTYSPVSGKEVQRDSVSSIVDFMLTKEEGKRVMILCPLVEKDDRTLEQELNILLQKGYTRVMSEGEPYFIEDLLGDLKNAEGKPLEILIDRGVIQKDEDTQFRFGDSVQTALFEGEGDCIIDFPGEGRFSFSDRFEADGIIFEEPSVNLFTFNNPFGACKRCEGFGKILGIDPDLVIPDKSLSVYEGAIAPWRSETMKKWVEPLLKHGIEFDFPIHRSFSELTAEEKELLWTGNKYFKGINKFFEFLESKMHKIQYRVMLSRYRGRTDCPECKGTRLRMDASYVKISGESITGLVLMSVQNMLKFFDELELTAFEEKVAGRLMKEIRNRLEYLDRVGLGYLMLNRLTNTLSGGEYQRIKLATSLGSALVGSMYILDEPSIGLHPRDTDRLISVLKTLRDLGNTVVVVEHEEKVMQAADQIIDIGPDAGSNGGELVFQGSLDELKEAGNTYTAKYLNGTERLEVPKVRRKWRDSISIRGARENNLKNIDVEVPLGVLSVITGVSGSGKSTLIKRILYPALGKMLGTVGEQTGKMDGLEGSLKTVTQIEFVDQNPIGKSSRSNPVTYVKAYDAIRQLFTDQPIAKQRGYKPAFFSFNVDGGRCETCQGEGVVKIEMQFMADIHLTCESCKGQRFKQEILEVTYNDKNIAEVLDMTIDDAMEFFASERSVISKLAPLQEVGLGYIRLGQSSNSLSGGEAQRVKLAYFLGKGSPKSRSASKDNILFIFDEPTTGLHFHDISKLMKSINALIEQGNSVLIIEHNTEVIKCADWVIDLGPDGGENGGDLCFAGTPEEMVKLKDNYTANYLKEALS, from the coding sequence ATGAATTTAACAACTGTTCTGAACAACACCCCTATCGATGAGCTTGACCCAAAGCAGTTCATCATTATCAAAGGAGCCAAGGTAAACAACCTTAAAAGCCTTAGTGTGGCCATTCCACGCAATAAATTGGTAGTTGTGACGGGTTTATCGGGTTCGGGAAAATCTTCCCTGGCCTTTGATACCCTATTTGCCGAAGGTCAGCGCATGTATGTAGAAAGCCTGAGTAGCTATGCCCGGCAGTTTTTGGGTAGAATGGAAAAGCCTGAGGTGGATTACATCAAAGGAGTTTCCCCAGCCATTGCCATAGAACAGAAAGTCAGCACCAGAAACCCAAGATCAACGGTAGGAACGTCAACAGAGATTTATGACTACCTAAAGTTACTTTTTGCGCGAATTGGTAAGACTTATTCTCCGGTGAGTGGTAAAGAGGTGCAACGAGATAGTGTGAGTAGCATAGTTGATTTTATGCTTACCAAAGAAGAAGGTAAAAGGGTGATGATTCTGTGCCCTTTGGTTGAAAAGGATGATCGGACTTTAGAACAGGAATTGAATATACTCCTCCAAAAAGGATACACGAGAGTAATGTCTGAAGGCGAACCCTATTTTATAGAAGACTTACTCGGAGATTTGAAGAATGCCGAAGGCAAGCCTCTAGAAATTTTGATAGATCGAGGGGTTATTCAAAAGGATGAAGACACGCAGTTTAGGTTTGGCGACTCGGTACAGACGGCTCTCTTTGAAGGAGAGGGAGATTGTATTATCGACTTTCCCGGAGAAGGGCGTTTTTCTTTTTCCGATCGCTTCGAGGCCGATGGCATCATATTCGAAGAACCTAGTGTTAATCTTTTCACTTTCAACAATCCTTTTGGCGCCTGTAAGCGTTGCGAGGGTTTCGGAAAAATCTTAGGGATTGATCCTGACCTTGTGATACCGGACAAATCGCTTTCTGTGTATGAGGGTGCAATTGCGCCATGGCGCAGTGAGACCATGAAAAAGTGGGTTGAGCCACTTTTGAAGCATGGTATTGAATTTGATTTTCCTATTCACCGATCATTCAGTGAACTGACAGCCGAAGAGAAAGAATTACTCTGGACGGGCAATAAGTACTTCAAAGGCATCAACAAATTCTTTGAATTTCTTGAGTCTAAAATGCACAAGATTCAATATCGCGTGATGCTATCCAGATATCGCGGAAGGACTGACTGCCCTGAATGCAAGGGAACGCGACTCAGAATGGATGCCTCATATGTTAAGATTTCGGGCGAATCGATCACAGGCTTAGTGCTTATGTCGGTTCAAAACATGCTCAAGTTTTTTGATGAACTTGAATTGACTGCTTTTGAAGAAAAAGTGGCTGGGCGACTCATGAAAGAAATTAGAAATCGCCTGGAGTATCTCGATCGTGTAGGGCTCGGCTACTTAATGCTGAATCGCTTAACGAATACCCTTTCCGGAGGAGAATATCAGCGAATTAAGCTCGCCACTTCGCTGGGAAGCGCCTTGGTAGGTTCAATGTATATTCTGGACGAACCCAGCATTGGACTTCATCCTAGAGATACGGATCGTTTGATTTCAGTCTTGAAAACCTTGCGAGACTTGGGGAATACAGTAGTAGTAGTGGAGCATGAGGAGAAAGTAATGCAGGCTGCTGATCAGATCATTGACATTGGTCCGGATGCAGGATCGAACGGTGGAGAGTTGGTTTTCCAAGGCTCACTTGACGAACTGAAGGAAGCAGGAAATACCTACACGGCCAAATACTTGAATGGAACTGAAAGGTTGGAGGTTCCAAAAGTCAGAAGAAAGTGGAGAGATAGCATATCAATTAGGGGTGCAAGAGAGAATAACCTCAAGAATATCGATGTAGAAGTGCCTTTAGGTGTGCTTTCTGTGATTACAGGAGTCAGTGGATCAGGAAAATCCACCTTGATTAAGCGAATTCTCTATCCGGCTTTGGGCAAGATGCTGGGTACGGTAGGTGAGCAGACAGGCAAAATGGATGGGCTGGAAGGGTCGCTCAAAACGGTCACGCAAATTGAATTTGTTGATCAGAATCCTATTGGTAAATCATCACGATCGAATCCAGTGACTTATGTAAAAGCATACGATGCGATCAGGCAGCTTTTCACCGATCAACCCATTGCCAAACAACGAGGCTATAAGCCGGCATTTTTCTCCTTTAATGTAGATGGAGGTAGATGTGAAACTTGCCAGGGAGAAGGTGTCGTGAAGATTGAAATGCAGTTTATGGCTGACATTCATCTGACTTGCGAAAGCTGCAAGGGGCAACGTTTCAAACAGGAGATTTTAGAAGTCACTTATAATGACAAGAACATTGCCGAGGTACTGGATATGACCATTGACGATGCCATGGAGTTCTTTGCAAGTGAGCGATCAGTGATATCAAAACTTGCGCCATTGCAAGAGGTGGGTTTAGGCTATATCAGACTCGGTCAATCTTCAAACTCCCTTAGTGGTGGCGAAGCCCAGCGGGTTAAGTTGGCCTATTTCCTTGGTAAAGGTTCTCCAAAGTCCAGAAGTGCTTCAAAAGACAATATCCTTTTCATATTTGATGAACCGACCACAGGGCTTCATTTTCATGACATCAGTAAGTTGATGAAATCCATCAATGCGCTGATCGAACAGGGTAACTCAGTGCTGATCATTGAGCACAATACCGAAGTGATCAAGTGCGCAGATTGGGTGATAGACCTTGGTCCAGATGGTGGTGAAAACGGTGGTGATCTTTGCTTTGCCGGAACACCGGAAGAAATGGTGAAGCTAAAAGACAATTACACTGCTAATTACCTGAAAGAAGCCTTATCCTAG
- a CDS encoding DMT family transporter has translation MNSRYYTEGLIAVFLFGITPVFIKEVSANAFTIGIVRLVIGTAFLYSVVRVSKLKKLSKQDWKGLIYIGLLFGAHWITYFISVKLSTPSIAILSVSSFGLHMIYLNWIINGQKPVLPDLIAVAVALVGIFLIVPEFNLENDLTAGILVGLVSAFFFAVLPFVQRKHQHIDSMTRAFGQYAFALVVFLAFTSESNWDLTQQDWIFLGILGVVCTVGAHTLWLRASTMLAPTTTSLIFYLGTPVAMITSYIFLNEEMNSSKLIGASLIVSANVFSAYRKRLKKG, from the coding sequence ATGAACTCTCGCTATTACACCGAAGGCTTAATCGCTGTCTTTCTTTTTGGAATAACACCCGTGTTTATCAAAGAGGTTTCAGCCAATGCCTTTACGATCGGTATTGTTCGATTAGTCATTGGCACTGCCTTTTTATACAGTGTAGTTAGGGTCAGTAAGCTCAAGAAACTCAGCAAACAGGACTGGAAGGGTCTTATCTATATAGGTCTGCTCTTCGGGGCACATTGGATTACCTATTTCATTAGTGTAAAGCTCTCGACACCTTCCATTGCCATTCTATCCGTTTCCTCCTTCGGGCTGCACATGATCTATTTGAACTGGATTATCAATGGACAGAAACCCGTACTTCCAGATTTAATTGCTGTGGCAGTGGCCTTGGTGGGAATCTTCTTAATTGTCCCAGAATTCAACCTAGAAAACGACCTTACCGCTGGTATCCTAGTTGGCTTGGTCAGTGCATTCTTCTTTGCGGTGCTCCCTTTTGTCCAAAGGAAACATCAGCATATAGACTCAATGACCCGAGCCTTCGGACAATATGCTTTTGCACTGGTAGTGTTCTTAGCATTTACCTCTGAGTCAAATTGGGACCTAACGCAGCAGGACTGGATCTTTCTCGGAATCTTGGGTGTGGTTTGTACCGTTGGTGCGCATACACTTTGGCTTCGGGCATCAACCATGCTAGCGCCCACAACGACAAGCCTTATCTTCTACTTAGGCACTCCAGTGGCCATGATCACCAGTTACATCTTCCTAAATGAAGAAATGAACTCTTCTAAGCTTATCGGGGCCTCTTTGATCGTGTCTGCCAATGTATTCAGTGCATACCGAAAGCGCTTGAAGAAGGGCTAG
- a CDS encoding YcxB family protein produces the protein MIVKTKKYALDKKAYRKAGMRNVLREQWWVGLIVLAISSMTFVIPSNWWWIGALIAFTLYLLFWLIQFAGVTQLEQSKMLFEKLSYEINSQQILIKMNSKQGMPMKWDQIKRAWIDKNQIVLVVNKAQLMLFPFNAFKTQNEVKFVETILKRKGLIKE, from the coding sequence ATGATCGTAAAAACTAAGAAATACGCCTTAGATAAGAAGGCATACAGAAAGGCGGGTATGCGCAATGTACTCAGAGAGCAATGGTGGGTTGGATTAATAGTTCTTGCCATCTCTTCAATGACCTTTGTGATACCATCTAACTGGTGGTGGATCGGGGCACTAATCGCTTTCACACTCTATTTACTTTTTTGGCTTATCCAGTTTGCCGGAGTTACACAACTAGAGCAAAGTAAGATGCTGTTTGAAAAGCTCTCTTACGAAATCAACAGTCAGCAAATATTGATCAAAATGAATTCCAAGCAGGGAATGCCCATGAAGTGGGATCAGATCAAAAGGGCCTGGATAGACAAAAATCAAATCGTTTTGGTGGTGAATAAGGCACAACTGATGCTCTTTCCCTTCAACGCCTTCAAAACTCAGAATGAAGTAAAGTTTGTGGAAACTATACTGAAGCGCAAAGGGTTAATAAAGGAATAA
- the nadC gene encoding carboxylating nicotinate-nucleotide diphosphorylase, translating to MRPDYVTQEGLDDFIDRAFQEDLGDGDHSSLASIPSDAVKSAYLVMKEDGVIAGMALASLIFHRLDSDMEIEAQVKDGDQVKTGDVILRLRGKVRAILGGERLLLNCMQRMSGIATKTAQLNALISGTSAKLLDTRKTTPNMRMLEKWAVVIGGGVNHRYGLYDMIMLKDNHNDFAGGITASVNATKKYLAETGRKLKIEVETRNLEEVSEALAVGGVDRIMLDNMSTEEMTEAVNLVAGRSETEASGGITEETIRSVAETGVDYISVGALTHSIKSLDISLKAE from the coding sequence ATGAGACCTGATTACGTTACCCAAGAGGGTTTAGACGATTTTATCGATCGCGCTTTTCAAGAAGATTTAGGTGATGGAGATCATTCCTCACTCGCTTCCATTCCATCAGATGCCGTCAAATCGGCTTATTTAGTGATGAAAGAAGACGGTGTGATCGCTGGAATGGCACTCGCATCCCTGATATTTCATCGCCTTGATTCAGATATGGAGATAGAGGCTCAAGTAAAGGATGGAGATCAGGTGAAAACCGGTGACGTAATCCTCCGACTTCGTGGAAAGGTGAGAGCGATTCTCGGAGGAGAACGATTGTTGCTCAACTGTATGCAGCGTATGAGCGGCATTGCTACTAAAACCGCACAACTTAATGCGCTGATATCTGGTACAAGTGCTAAGCTCCTTGATACTCGAAAAACTACTCCAAACATGCGCATGCTGGAAAAATGGGCTGTGGTTATCGGTGGGGGGGTCAATCACCGTTATGGTCTTTATGACATGATTATGCTCAAAGACAACCATAACGACTTTGCTGGAGGGATCACTGCTTCTGTAAATGCTACCAAAAAATACCTGGCAGAAACCGGACGCAAATTGAAAATTGAGGTAGAGACAAGAAATTTGGAAGAAGTAAGTGAGGCCTTAGCAGTGGGTGGTGTGGATAGAATTATGCTGGACAACATGTCCACTGAAGAAATGACGGAAGCTGTGAACCTGGTAGCCGGCCGTTCAGAGACTGAAGCATCCGGTGGAATTACCGAGGAAACCATTCGTTCAGTTGCAGAAACTGGAGTAGACTATATTTCCGTTGGTGCACTTACCCATTCTATCAAAAGTCTGGATATCAGTCTAAAAGCAGAATAA
- a CDS encoding DUF4783 domain-containing protein, which translates to MYNLLRNTLIVIALCVAVSANAQDAETIIENVEEALRASSSKELTKHLYSKVEIKLDGDRKEYSVNQAEIVLKKFFQQYPADSFEFIHDGDSDSGARIYAIGTYKSSSGKHRVVIRAKEYNKVYKVYRLEFTKDR; encoded by the coding sequence ATGTACAACCTATTAAGAAACACACTTATAGTAATTGCCCTATGCGTTGCAGTTTCTGCTAACGCTCAGGATGCTGAAACCATCATTGAGAATGTTGAGGAAGCATTGAGGGCCAGCAGTTCTAAAGAGCTGACCAAGCATTTGTATTCCAAAGTCGAAATTAAGCTAGACGGTGATCGCAAAGAATATAGTGTCAACCAAGCTGAGATTGTCCTAAAAAAATTCTTTCAGCAGTACCCGGCTGATAGTTTTGAGTTTATCCATGATGGTGACAGCGACTCTGGAGCCAGAATTTATGCGATCGGCACATACAAGTCCTCTTCCGGGAAGCATAGGGTAGTCATTCGGGCGAAAGAATACAATAAGGTCTATAAGGTCTATCGACTGGAATTCACAAAGGATCGCTAA
- the gpmI gene encoding 2,3-bisphosphoglycerate-independent phosphoglycerate mutase — protein MNKRVLLMILDGWGLAQDKSVSAIDQAKTPVLDKLFESYPHSKLEASGLAVGLPDGQMGNSEVGHMNIGAGRVVYQDLVKINKAVEEGTLEDNETLKRALIYAKSEARKVHLIGLVSDGGVHSHVNHLKGLLSICAQHDLEQVFVHAFTDGRDTDPKSGKAFVQDVVNHAEKTTGKIASIIGRYFAMDRDNRWERVKLAYDAMVKGVGLKTDDPVFAIQSSYDEGVTDEFIQPIINTDGANIEAGDVVICFNFRTDRGREITQALTQSDFPDQDMSRLDLRYVTMTNYDDSFRGVEVMFDKDNLVNTLGDVLAKAGKKQIRIAETEKYPHVTFFFSGGRETEFEGEKRILCASPKVATYDLQPEMSAHDIKNAIVTELNAGEVDFVCLNFANADMVGHTGVFEAAVKACETVDTCTGEVLEAALANGYTSIVIADHGNSDIMINADGSPNTAHTTNLVPCILVDKDIKPEMTDGKLGDLAPTILKLMGVDIPSEMTGDFLL, from the coding sequence ATGAACAAACGCGTTTTATTGATGATCCTCGATGGCTGGGGACTTGCACAAGATAAGTCGGTTTCAGCCATTGATCAGGCCAAAACCCCTGTTTTGGATAAACTATTTGAATCCTACCCTCATTCGAAGCTTGAGGCTTCTGGTTTAGCTGTTGGTTTGCCTGACGGACAGATGGGTAATTCAGAGGTAGGTCATATGAATATTGGTGCCGGTCGCGTGGTTTATCAAGACCTGGTAAAAATCAATAAAGCGGTTGAAGAAGGAACTTTAGAAGACAATGAAACACTCAAACGAGCTTTAATCTATGCTAAATCTGAGGCAAGGAAGGTCCACCTGATAGGCTTGGTTTCTGATGGAGGTGTTCATTCTCATGTCAACCACCTAAAAGGCTTGCTATCGATTTGTGCCCAACATGATTTGGAGCAAGTGTTTGTCCATGCTTTCACAGATGGCCGTGATACAGACCCGAAAAGTGGAAAGGCCTTTGTTCAGGATGTGGTAAATCATGCTGAAAAAACTACAGGAAAGATAGCCTCGATCATTGGCCGATACTTTGCCATGGATAGAGATAACCGATGGGAACGCGTGAAGCTCGCTTATGATGCCATGGTGAAGGGTGTCGGCTTGAAAACTGACGATCCCGTCTTCGCAATTCAATCTTCCTATGATGAAGGTGTCACGGATGAATTCATACAACCCATAATTAATACTGATGGAGCAAATATTGAGGCAGGTGATGTAGTCATTTGTTTCAACTTCCGAACAGACAGAGGTAGGGAAATCACTCAAGCATTGACACAGTCTGACTTCCCTGATCAAGATATGTCAAGACTAGATTTAAGATACGTCACCATGACGAATTATGACGATTCCTTTAGAGGGGTCGAAGTCATGTTCGATAAGGATAACCTAGTCAATACTTTAGGGGACGTCCTTGCCAAGGCAGGTAAAAAACAAATTAGAATTGCCGAAACAGAGAAATATCCACATGTGACCTTCTTCTTTAGTGGAGGTCGTGAGACCGAATTCGAAGGTGAAAAGAGAATCTTATGTGCTTCTCCAAAAGTGGCTACCTACGATTTACAGCCTGAGATGAGCGCCCACGATATCAAAAATGCAATTGTGACTGAGCTCAATGCAGGTGAGGTTGACTTCGTGTGTCTGAATTTCGCCAATGCAGATATGGTAGGGCATACCGGGGTGTTTGAGGCTGCAGTGAAAGCTTGTGAGACAGTAGATACGTGCACAGGTGAGGTATTGGAAGCGGCTTTGGCCAATGGCTACACATCCATTGTAATTGCTGATCACGGCAATTCAGACATCATGATTAATGCGGACGGTTCTCCGAATACCGCACATACAACAAACCTTGTCCCCTGTATTCTAGTTGATAAGGATATAAAACCTGAAATGACTGACGGAAAACTGGGAGATCTTGCCCCAACCATATTAAAATTGATGGGCGTAGATATTCCTTCCGAAATGACAGGCGACTTTCTCTTATGA